A part of Anolis carolinensis isolate JA03-04 unplaced genomic scaffold, rAnoCar3.1.pri scaffold_10, whole genome shotgun sequence genomic DNA contains:
- the LOC100555080 gene encoding uncharacterized protein LOC100555080 isoform X2 produces the protein MLVKRQERMLLEHGHTAQKTHSNPAAERVVPFQGLRLRLATESEGQDSLKSHTVQPQEDTIQALPTDGNPVSALKRRFHIAAGATVDQLFPDSEELRPGGRTNFLRIKGRLRPVCRSRRHSGVAMGDFDLAAALGPEPVAPHPAPAHQEVKIGEHKADTPVPLPHHPTEPRGPGQSHKEQTSGKCTNPLSPFAGWDQCTLLFFLFEQQLLLQ, from the exons atgctggtgaaacgtcaggagagaatgcttctggaacatggccatacagcccagaaaactcacagcaacccagctgctGAAAGGGTTGTGCCCTTTCAGGGACTGCGACTGCGGTTGGCCACAGAATCCGAGGGACAAGACTCCCTCAAGAGCCACACAGTCCAaccccaggaagacacaatccaagccctcccgacagatggcaatccagtctCGGCTTTAAAGAGGAGATTCCATATAGCAGCAGGTGCCACTGTCGACCAGCTCTTCCCAGACTCTGAGGAGCTCCGCCCCGGAGGGAGGACTAACTTCCTCCGGATAAAAGGCCGTCTCCGCCCAGTTTGCCGCAGCAGGAGACATTCAGGCGTCGCCATGGGGGACTTCGATCTGGCTGCAG CGCTGGGGCCAGAGCCTGTGGCACCGCATCCTGCTCCTGCCCACCAGGAAGTGAAGATTGGGGAGCACAAGGCTGACACCCCAGTCCCGCTGCCACACCATCCTACAGAACCCAGaggcccaggacagagccatAAG GAGCAGACCAGTGGGAAATGCACAAATCCCCTCTCTCCGTTTGCAGGATGGGACCAGTGCacactcctcttcttcctcttcgagcagcagctcctcctccaGTGA
- the LOC100555080 gene encoding uncharacterized protein LOC100555080 isoform X1: MLVKRQERMLLEHGHTAQKTHSNPAAERVVPFQGLRLRLATESEGQDSLKSHTVQPQEDTIQALPTDGNPVSALKRRFHIAAGATVDQLFPDSEELRPGGRTNFLRIKGRLRPVCRSRRHSGVAMGDFDLAAALGPEPVAPHPAPAHQEVKIGEHKADTPVPLPHHPTEPRGPGQSHKDGTSAHSSSSSSSSSSSSSDSEQGDKDLGTDQKKKQKKLKKEKKQKVAKKKKH; the protein is encoded by the exons atgctggtgaaacgtcaggagagaatgcttctggaacatggccatacagcccagaaaactcacagcaacccagctgctGAAAGGGTTGTGCCCTTTCAGGGACTGCGACTGCGGTTGGCCACAGAATCCGAGGGACAAGACTCCCTCAAGAGCCACACAGTCCAaccccaggaagacacaatccaagccctcccgacagatggcaatccagtctCGGCTTTAAAGAGGAGATTCCATATAGCAGCAGGTGCCACTGTCGACCAGCTCTTCCCAGACTCTGAGGAGCTCCGCCCCGGAGGGAGGACTAACTTCCTCCGGATAAAAGGCCGTCTCCGCCCAGTTTGCCGCAGCAGGAGACATTCAGGCGTCGCCATGGGGGACTTCGATCTGGCTGCAG CGCTGGGGCCAGAGCCTGTGGCACCGCATCCTGCTCCTGCCCACCAGGAAGTGAAGATTGGGGAGCACAAGGCTGACACCCCAGTCCCGCTGCCACACCATCCTACAGAACCCAGaggcccaggacagagccatAAG GATGGGACCAGTGCacactcctcttcttcctcttcgagcagcagctcctcctccaGTGACAGTGAACAGGGGGATAAG GACCTTGGTACTGACCAGAAGAAAAAACAGAAGAAGCTCAAAAAGGAGAAGAAACAGAAAGTAGCCAAGAAGAAAAAACACTGA
- the spint2 gene encoding kunitz-type protease inhibitor 2 isoform X2, producing MRAARESGGVLSWALVALLILLAGAESVPENCHLPKVVGRCRASFPRWWYNATSQTCQRFIFGGCRGNSNNFLSEEECKKGCATDGDIEAPVTHDGPAEEIMTSTTKAISRSGRRHEPGDDRVGFEEFCAAPKEVGHCRASFPRWYFDTETRTCKMFIYGGCGGNKNNYIFEEHCLNQCSGNGAVVLAILLAVMAAILLGSMVFFFIKLCRRNQDGTLERVWSTMDDKESLMNNAYTL from the exons ATGCGGGCGGCGAGGGAAAGCGGGGGAGTCCTGTCGTGGGCCTTGGTGGCCCTGTTGATTCTGTTGGCCGGGGCGGAGTCCGTGCCAG AGAATTGCCACTTGCCTAAAGTTGTGGGCCGATGCCGggcttccttcccaaggtggtggTACAATGCCACCAGCCAGACGTGCCAGAGATTCATCTTTGGAGGTTGTAGAGGCAATTCCAACAACTTTCTGTCTGAAGAAGAGTGCAAGAAGGGTTGTGCCACAG ATGGAGATATCGAGGCACCTGTCACCCATGACGGACCAGCAGAAGAGATCATGACGTCCACCACTAAAG CTATATCCAGATCTGGTCGCCGTCACGAACCGGGAGACGACAGAGTTGGCTTTGAAG AGTTTTGTGCTGCACCCAAGGAGGTTGGTCACTGCCGTGCTTCCTTCCCACGATGGTACTTTGACACTGAGACACGGACATGCAAGATGTTCATCTATGGTGGCTGCGGAGGCAACAAGAACAACTACATTTTTGAGGAGCATTGCCTGAACCAGTGCTCTGGGAATGGAG CAGTGGTTCTCGCAATTCTTCTGGCTGTCATGGCCGCCATTCTTCTGGGCTCCATGGTGTTCTTCTTCATCAAGCTCTGCCGGAGGAACCAGGACGGCACGCTGGAGAGGGTATGGAGCACCATGGATGACAAGGAGTCCTTGATGAACAACGCCTACACACTCTGA
- the yif1b gene encoding protein YIF1B isoform X2 — MNVAGGPGLAGGGMGRMPTKRRLPAASDPHRLFEDTSAASSSGTLPPGSNSTGGAPSSSLAPQGPFLPDPVSSFAAAYGSSLASQGKELVDRNIDRFIPVTKLKYYFAVDTVYVGKKLGLLLFPFLHQDWQVQYQQDTPVAPRFDINAPDLYIPVMAFITYILVAGLALGTQNRFSPDLLGLQASSALAWLIVEVLAILLSLYLVTVNTDLSTVDLVAFSGYKYVGMIVGLLAGLLFGKMGYYLLLSWCCITIVVFMIRTLRLKILSEAAAEGVLVRGAKNQLRMYLTMAVAGLQPLLMYWLTFHLVH; from the exons ATGAATGTGGCGGGCGGCCCAGGCCTGGCCGGGGGAGGGATGGGCCGAATGC CCACCAAACGCCGCCTCCCCGCCGCCTCAGACCCGCACCGGCTTTTCGAGGACACcagcgccgcctcctcctccgggACCCTCCCTCCTGGAAGCAACAGCACCGGCGGCGCTCCCTCCTCTTCTCTGGCTCCTCAGGGGCCCTTCTTGCCTGACCCGGTCTCCAGTTTCGCCGCGGCCTACGGGAGCAGCCTCGCCTCGCAGGGCAAGGAGCTGGTGGACCGGAAC ATCGATCGCTTCATCCCTGTGACCAAACTGAAGTATTACTTTGCTGTGGACACTGTCTATGTGGGCAAGAAACTGGGACTGCTTCTCTTTCCGTTCCTGCACCAG GACTGGCAGGTTCAGTACCAGCAGGACACCCCTGTGGCCCCACGCTTTGACATCAATGCCCCGGACCTCTACATTCCAG TCATGGCGTTCATCACCTACATTCTGGTGGCAGGCCTGGCATTGGGAACACAGAATAG ATTCTCCCCTGACTTGCTGGGCTTGCAGGCAAGCTCAGCCCTGGCTTGGCTCATTGTTGAGGTGCTGGCCATCCTCCTCAGCCTCTACCTCGTGACGGTCAACACAGATTTGTCTACAGTCGACTTGGTCGCCTTCTCGGGTTACAAGTATGTTGG GATGATTGTGGGCCTTTTAGCCGGACTGCTTTTTGGGAAGATGGGTTACTACCTGCTGCTGAGCTGGTGCTGCATCACGATTGTTGTCTTTATG ATCCGGACCCTGCGGCTGAAGATATTGTCTGAAGCAGCTGCAGAAGGGGTCTTAGTGCGGGGCGCCAAAAACCAGCTGCGCATGTACCTGACCATGGCGGTGGCTGGCCTGCAGCCTCTTCTCATGTACTGGCTGACCTTCCACCTTGTTCACTGA
- the yif1b gene encoding protein YIF1B isoform X1 — MGCHKCPWHRELPCACPLWWFKAQESSFPATKRRLPAASDPHRLFEDTSAASSSGTLPPGSNSTGGAPSSSLAPQGPFLPDPVSSFAAAYGSSLASQGKELVDRNIDRFIPVTKLKYYFAVDTVYVGKKLGLLLFPFLHQDWQVQYQQDTPVAPRFDINAPDLYIPVMAFITYILVAGLALGTQNRFSPDLLGLQASSALAWLIVEVLAILLSLYLVTVNTDLSTVDLVAFSGYKYVGMIVGLLAGLLFGKMGYYLLLSWCCITIVVFMIRTLRLKILSEAAAEGVLVRGAKNQLRMYLTMAVAGLQPLLMYWLTFHLVH, encoded by the exons CCACCAAACGCCGCCTCCCCGCCGCCTCAGACCCGCACCGGCTTTTCGAGGACACcagcgccgcctcctcctccgggACCCTCCCTCCTGGAAGCAACAGCACCGGCGGCGCTCCCTCCTCTTCTCTGGCTCCTCAGGGGCCCTTCTTGCCTGACCCGGTCTCCAGTTTCGCCGCGGCCTACGGGAGCAGCCTCGCCTCGCAGGGCAAGGAGCTGGTGGACCGGAAC ATCGATCGCTTCATCCCTGTGACCAAACTGAAGTATTACTTTGCTGTGGACACTGTCTATGTGGGCAAGAAACTGGGACTGCTTCTCTTTCCGTTCCTGCACCAG GACTGGCAGGTTCAGTACCAGCAGGACACCCCTGTGGCCCCACGCTTTGACATCAATGCCCCGGACCTCTACATTCCAG TCATGGCGTTCATCACCTACATTCTGGTGGCAGGCCTGGCATTGGGAACACAGAATAG ATTCTCCCCTGACTTGCTGGGCTTGCAGGCAAGCTCAGCCCTGGCTTGGCTCATTGTTGAGGTGCTGGCCATCCTCCTCAGCCTCTACCTCGTGACGGTCAACACAGATTTGTCTACAGTCGACTTGGTCGCCTTCTCGGGTTACAAGTATGTTGG GATGATTGTGGGCCTTTTAGCCGGACTGCTTTTTGGGAAGATGGGTTACTACCTGCTGCTGAGCTGGTGCTGCATCACGATTGTTGTCTTTATG ATCCGGACCCTGCGGCTGAAGATATTGTCTGAAGCAGCTGCAGAAGGGGTCTTAGTGCGGGGCGCCAAAAACCAGCTGCGCATGTACCTGACCATGGCGGTGGCTGGCCTGCAGCCTCTTCTCATGTACTGGCTGACCTTCCACCTTGTTCACTGA
- the spint2 gene encoding kunitz-type protease inhibitor 2 isoform X1, producing MRAARESGGVLSWALVALLILLAGAESVPENCHLPKVVGRCRASFPRWWYNATSQTCQRFIFGGCRGNSNNFLSEEECKKGCATDGDIEAPVTHDGPAEEIMTSTTKAISRSGRRHEPGDDRVGFEEFCAAPKEVGHCRASFPRWYFDTETRTCKMFIYGGCGGNKNNYIFEEHCLNQCSGNGDIINEPLGPDSSSHYFPGPLIHSTRAVVLAILLAVMAAILLGSMVFFFIKLCRRNQDGTLERVWSTMDDKESLMNNAYTL from the exons ATGCGGGCGGCGAGGGAAAGCGGGGGAGTCCTGTCGTGGGCCTTGGTGGCCCTGTTGATTCTGTTGGCCGGGGCGGAGTCCGTGCCAG AGAATTGCCACTTGCCTAAAGTTGTGGGCCGATGCCGggcttccttcccaaggtggtggTACAATGCCACCAGCCAGACGTGCCAGAGATTCATCTTTGGAGGTTGTAGAGGCAATTCCAACAACTTTCTGTCTGAAGAAGAGTGCAAGAAGGGTTGTGCCACAG ATGGAGATATCGAGGCACCTGTCACCCATGACGGACCAGCAGAAGAGATCATGACGTCCACCACTAAAG CTATATCCAGATCTGGTCGCCGTCACGAACCGGGAGACGACAGAGTTGGCTTTGAAG AGTTTTGTGCTGCACCCAAGGAGGTTGGTCACTGCCGTGCTTCCTTCCCACGATGGTACTTTGACACTGAGACACGGACATGCAAGATGTTCATCTATGGTGGCTGCGGAGGCAACAAGAACAACTACATTTTTGAGGAGCATTGCCTGAACCAGTGCTCTGGGAATGGAG ATATCATTAATGAACCCCTGGGTCCAGACTCATCGTCCCACTACTTCCCAGGTCCCTTGATTCACTCCACCAGAG CAGTGGTTCTCGCAATTCTTCTGGCTGTCATGGCCGCCATTCTTCTGGGCTCCATGGTGTTCTTCTTCATCAAGCTCTGCCGGAGGAACCAGGACGGCACGCTGGAGAGGGTATGGAGCACCATGGATGACAAGGAGTCCTTGATGAACAACGCCTACACACTCTGA